The DNA sequence GTCGGCAAACAATGGTCCGAGCGAGGCAAAGCACCGACCGTGCGTGTCCAACACCGGTATGAATGGCTCTATATCAGTGCGTTCGTCTGTCCTCAGACGGGAGAGAGCCAGTACTGGTTGTTGCCGACGGTCAATACGGCGGCCTTCCAGGCTGTGCTCGATCGCTTTGCCCTCGACACACAGGCTGGAAAGACCCGGGAGATCATCTTGGTCTTGGATGGTGCGGGGTGGCATGCCACGCCGCAGTTAAAGTGCCCACCGGGCATCGAGCTCGTCTTCTTGCCGCCCTACTCCCCAGAGTTGCAACCCGCCGAACGCCTTTGGTCCCTCACCGATGCTCCCTTGAAGAATCGTCACTTCGAAACCCTGGAAGACCTGACCGTGTTGCTTGCGGAGCAGTGTCGTCGGTTGGAACAGCAGAGGGAGAGAATCCGTTCTCTCACCTTCTTCCATTGGTGGCCTTGCATAACAAATTAATCGGAATCCGTATGACAGGCGAATTGAGGGCCCCGCGGGCCGGGAGCGGAAGGACCACCCGCCGTCAAACGGAACGGGCTCATTTCGGCGAAGCCATGCATGGGCGCCCGGCAACACAAGGAGTGCACTTCACTCGGTCCAAGCCCACGGTATGCTTTCCACGTTAAAGTCCGTTTGCGCCCGCTGGCATGGGCTTTTCTTCTGATTAGAATCCGGAATTCCTTTCCGACGGACCCTTTCTGGGGAAGAAGTGCGGCCCAGGCCACCAGAGTCCGCACGGCTTCAGGGGGTGAGGTGCAGACCCGGTCCAGTGCGGACCGGCGCCTTTGCGCTGCGGTGATCGCGAGTTCGGGGTCTGGTACTGCTCCCCAATCCTCAGTCACCAGCACGCGCTTCGGCTCCTTTATGTGCCCCGGACGCACTCGGCGGTCCCTCTCGATCAGCGCAGGCAACTGCTGGTGCGCCGCTCCCCTCTCACGGTGACGCCGCCGGCACCGTCCACCAACGAACCGCATCCGGGACCACCGCGCGTGGCACCGCTGCTCCGGAGCAGAGGCCAGGCGCGTGAACTTTAAGGGGAGCAGGAAAAGGCTCTGCCTTTATTTATATATTCCCTCGCCACGCCCTTCACAAAAGGCAGGGCGAGCGCAACGCCTCCATGCGCCCTTCTCGGCCCACTCACCGTGAAGCTTGCCTGGCCTGCAACGTGTGGGCTTGGATCAGGTTGTGGCCCTTCGGGAAGGGGCGTGGTGGCGTGAGCTTCTTGTCGGATCGCGCGGGTTGATCACCATGAGCTGGCGGTGGTGACGTGGGTTCACCGCCCGGAGGTGGATTTTTGTTGCCCTGAACCTCACCCGGAATCCCACTGAAGCCCAAGCAGCAGAAACATCAAAAGCGGCCAACCGGCCGCTTTTGATGTTGTACGTTTTACCCTGACATTCACGTATGCGCAACGTATCTCCCCTGATGGCCGTGGCTTCCGGCGGATGACAGGCGTTTCATGGAGCGTGAACGACCCCATCTGCCCGCAGTGCAACGGAGCTCATCCGGAAAAGAAGCGGAAGTCGACCGATTGTTGACCGGACGCCTCTCTCCTCGCGGAATCTGTCGGGGCACTGGGCTCAGCCGCTCGTGGTTTCACCGGCCAGATCCAAAAACTGTTCCACACAGCATTCCTCACGAGCAACCCTCATGAAAAAAGCTTGAGCATTCCAGCACCAGCTTCGCTGGTGCTGGAATGCGATGAGTGATGCACGTTTGTTGGCCGTCGGGACCGACGCCTCTGGATTTGGCTGGCGATGGACCGAGGCACTCGGCGCATTGCCGGTTGCTTCTGTGGGCAAAGAGACGCGCTGGGCGCCTCCGGACTGTGGCAGCGTTCCCGCTCCCTCCCTGGATGCGGTCTGTTACACAGGCCGCTTGGGCGCCGACAAGGGCGTGGTTTTCGGAGCCATCCACCGGATTGGAGGAGCACAGCATATCGGGCGTTTCAATGCCACGCTCAGACTCAAATTGCCCCACCCTGGTGCGCAAAAGTCTGTCCTTTGCCCGGAACCAGGACAACTTTGAGACCGTCCTCTGGCTCTTCATCCACCGCCAGGGCGGGTCATGACCCTGAAGTCACTACTGGGTCACCTGCCACGGGCGTAGGCGTTCGGACCCCTGAAGGACGAGAGAATGGAAATCTGTCCCGGTCGAAGTTTCCCTCGATATCCCCGAGCTCAGGAAACCGCTCGCCCAAGGCAAGTGACACACCAGGCCGCCAGTGTGGCCGAAAGTCCCGCGCGGACCTGGCGGGAGACCGCGTCGGCCAGCACTTCGGGCCGTCCTGCTGCGGGGCCCAGCAGTGCCTGACGCCCTACCGATTGCGGCGCGGCCCTGTCTCCCACCACGCCGCGAGACATACGGGCGTCGGTGTAACCGAGGCGCAGTCCAGTGACCTGGGTCCTTGACCGTGTCGTTTGCGGCGCAGGCCACTGGTCAGCGGCCACGCCGCGGCCTTGGACATGCTGTGGGCCGCCCCGGGAACACGGGCCCAGCTCCGTACGGACAGCACGTTCAGGACCGCGCCGCCCCGCTCGGGGCCAGCCAGCACTGGCGCGGAGGTCTGGCTCGGTTGCAGCGGTCCAAGCGCGTTCGTCCCGCAAGGGGAGCTGGCCCTGAGCGTCCGAGATCCCGGCGTTGTAGATCAGCAAGCTCACGTCACCGCACTGCTGGGCAGCGGCGATGTCTGCCGCTGAGGTGACGTCCAGCCGGAGCACCTCCACGCCAGGAATTCAGATGGTGCGAGGATCACGGGCGCGACGGAATCGCCGATTTGCATGGGTGGTCTCCCGAAGGCCCCTGGGGAACCGACCGCCCAGGAGCAGCCACTTTTGCCCGCTCAGATGATGTGTCTCATCTAAAAATAGATTACACTGATGATCTAAAGAAGGTCGACGGCCGCCTGCACCGCCCACCCCACCTCTCCCCTCTCCGGCGTCATTCTCAGGAGGATCATGCCCAGAGTTTCCAAAGCACAGGCTGCCCAGAACCGTCAACGCACCGTGCAGGCCGCCGCTGAGCTGTTTCGCGAGCGCGGTGTCGATCACGTCAGTGTGCAGGACATCATGGCCGCTGTCGGCCTGACCCACGGCGGCTTCTACCGCCAGTTCGATTCCAAGGAGGCGCTGGTGCCGGAGGCCGCTCGCCACGCCTACGACACGATGGCCGCCCGTCTCGCCGATCTCGATGCCAGCGCCGAGGATCATGCCGCTGCACAGCGCGAGTTCATTCGGACGTACCTTTCCCCAACCCACCGCGACCACCCTGGGAAGGGGTGCCCCACCGCCGGACTGATTCACGACATCACCCGCAGCGACAACGCCGATACCCGCGATCTGCTGACAGATGGGGTGGCGAAGCTGGGTCAATGGCTGAATCAGCCCGGACGTGATGGTGTGGTCACCGTCTGCACGCTGCTCGGCGCGCTGCTGGTGTCCCGCGCCGCCGCGGGAACACCACTCTCGGGTCAGGTTCTTGAGCGGGTCAGCGCCGAACTCGCCTCTCCGAGGTAAAAACTCCGTCCGACCCGGTCTCCATCCTTGCCCACCCCGTTTCCGCTGGCGAGCGGCATGACCAGGACAGAACGGTCAGTTCCCGCAGATGGGGGAGCTGGGCCTTCACGTCATCTTCCGAACACCCGGCGTGTCTCCACCGCCAAACAGCCATGACACCGCCGAACTCAAGATGGTCCTGCGGGATCAACGGACCTTTCTGGTGAAAGTTGAGGGGTACCAACGGATCACTCTCCGGGACTTCCACGCAGCTTGGTCGTCACTGCAGCCTGCCGAGATCTTGCCGGCTCCAGTACGGGAGCACGCGGCAACTCCCGCAGGTATGAAAAGCAACGCTGCCACCGTGGCTCAACTTGTCCGCCTCGCTGCGATCAAAGAAAAAGGTGATACCGCCGCCGAAGAATCTGGCGTCCTCAAGCGCAACATTGTTCCGCTGAGGCCACAACGCCTCCCCGGGTTTCCCGGAGAGACGCAGATGCCCGTCACGCCCGCGTGCATGGGCTTTTAGCGGGAGGACACCTGATACGGATTCCTCTTAATGTGTTACAAGAGGCCACCGCCTGGAAGAGCGTGGGGGAAGGGATTCGTGTCCTCTGCCGTTCCAGGCGGTGAGGCTGCTCAGCGAGCAATACGGTGAGGGCCTCCAACGTTTCAAAGTGCCGATTTTTCAGGGGTGCATCGGTCAACGACCACAGCCGTTCGGGGGCTGCAACTCTGGGGGCAGGAAGACCAGATAAATGCCGGACGGGCAGTTCAACGGCGGGGTGGCATGCCGCCCCGTCCCGTCCAACACGATCTCCCGATCCTTCCCCGCCTGTGTACCCCGAGCAAAGCGGTCCGGAAGGCAGCGGTATTGACCGTCGGCCACAACCAGTCCTGGCTTTCTCCCGTTTGCGGGCGGACGAAGGCGTACACGTACAGCCACGCGTCACGGTGCTGGACACACACGGCCTGCGCTTTGCCCCGTTGGCTTCACTGTCTGCCCATGAGGGGCTTCAGCACACTTCTACACGCCGTTCAGCGCCTTCAAGACCTGCCTGAGTTGCTTGGACCACTTCGGGGAAGACTTTTTTTGAAGGCGTCTCAGGAACGTCACAGCGGCGGCGGAGATGCAGGTCCTTGCCCAATTCCTGCTGTCTCCAAGACTGCACGCGTGCGCCCCATTCCAGACATCGCCGGTGGCGGTGTCTGATGGTTTGGGCGAGCAGCAGGCGTTCTGCGTCGCTCAAGAGCGTGGGTGCGCCTTGGCGCTGGTGCCGCTGGTCCTTCAGCCAACCCATTTTCGCGGTAGGCACCGAGAATCTTGTCTGCTCCAGGGCAGGAATAGCCCATGGGTCGGAGCGCTTCGGCGCCGCTTTTCCCGTCTGCCAGGAAGGCGAGCAGTTGGAGAAGTCAGGGCCTGGGTGAGGGAGGGTCACTTTTTTGATCGCATTGGTGTAACTCATTACCCGGAAACCGGATTATACAATGTCGTTATGAAGATAAATGCAATAAGAGACATTGCTTCCAATAACATTGAAATATCTGACGAGTAGCTTTTGGCAGGATGCGATAAAAATGCAGTATATTTTATATCCCCTTGTATTCTTCCGTATGAGTTCGGTTCACTTGAAAAGGCAGGGCCAAACATATACCAGTCTCTGTTAATTTCTGGAGATGAATGAGATTCTATAGTAGAACACCAATGGAATAGGTTTGAGAACAAGCGGGGGCTTCAAATACCGATGTATCTGATCTAAGCCGTACTGGTGTTCTTCGAATAGATATCGAGCACGAGATCAAAACTCGTGCTGGGTGATTACAACATATCTATGTGGGCTCTACCGAGCACACGAGATGACAAAAGTATTTTGCGAACTTGTCAGCCGTGGCCTCGTCAAGAGGGGCGTTCTGAAGCAGAAGCCGGTACCAGACCGGGCCCAGGACAAGGTCGACCAGCGTGTCGTCAGCGGGAAGATCGCATTCACCCCGGTCTGCGGCGCGCTGAAGAAGCGCAGAAACCTGGCGTCGGCGCCGAATCAGGTGGCGTTCGCGAAATTCGAGCAGGAACTCCGGGTCCTGCAACGCTTCTGTGAACAGCACGCGGTTGGTCATGCCGCAGGTGCCGCGCAACATCGAGAAGGTGGCGCGGAGGAAAGCCTGGAGGTCACCTTGAAGGGTGCCGGTATCGGGAAGATCCGGGAGAAGATCGGCCTTTTCGGCAAAGGCATCAACGACGAGGTGACGTTTGTGTTTCCAGCGCCGGTATAAAGCCTGTTTGGAGATTCCGGTCCGTTCTGCAACGGCTTCCATGGTAATTGCAGCGTACCCTTGCTCTTCGAGCAGATCGATGGCGGCAGTACGTGCGGCGGCAGTATGGGCGGAATTGAAGGGGCGGCCAGGAGGCATCTTGGACGCAATGTAACCCAGCATCATCCCTATTGACAATACGCGACGTCTCGTATCTTAATTTAGAGATGCAACGCTCCGTCGTGGAAATGAGGGCGGCCCTGCTCGTCCTTGCCCTTGCTTACTTTGTGGTGGGAACATCCGCCCTGGCTGTCGTCGGCCTCAGCCTCCCCATCAGCCAGACGTTTCATATCCCACCTGACCGCACAGGTCTGCTCGTCACCGCCTTTGCCCTCACATTCGCCGCCTCTGCCCTCCTTGCCCAGAGCTTCTTCGGCCACTGGCCCCGCAAACTCCTGTTACATACAGGGCTTGGTCTGCTGACCGTTGGCCTGATCGCTGGCGCCCTCGCGCCCACCTTCACGGCATTGCTGCTTTCCCGCCTCATGGTCGCCATTGGCGCAGCGATGATCGGTCCGGTCGTCTCCGCCACCGCCAGTCAACTCGTTGCACCCCATCATCAGGCCCAGGCCCTCGCCACCGTTTTCGCGGGCTTCAGCGTCTCCTCAGTCCTGGGCGTTCCACTCGCGTCTGTCCTCGGCCCAACGCTCGGCTGGCGCGGCACCCTGCTGGCCCTGGCCGTCATGGCTGCCGTCAGCGCCATGCTGATTCACAGGCTCGTTCCACACGTCCTGGGCGGATCGCGCGTCACCCTCACCCTGTATCGCCGTGCCCTCACCACCTCTGGCGTCCGCCCAGCGCTCCTCACGACGCTCCTGCAGATCGGCGCACCCATGGTTGTCTACGGTGTGGCAGCCAGCTACCTCGCCCAACGTTTTGGCAGCACACCTCCGTGGATCTCTGTCACCCTCCTCGGCTTCGGGCTTGCTGGAATCACCGGCAACACCCTTGCTGGACTCCTCACCACCCGCTACGGCTTCACGCCCACCCTCATCACAAGCCTCTCTGGGGGCACACTCGCCGTCCTGGCCCTGCTCCTACTGCCGGAAACGCCCCTCAACGGCGTGGTTGCTTTCGCCGCACTGTCCCTGTTCGCTCAGATGTTTCAGACACCCCAACAAGCCCGTTTGATCCATCTGAACCCCACCGAACGGGGCCTGATGCTCGCCCTCAACGCGAGTGTGGTGTATCTCGGCATCAGTGTTGGCTCGGGCTTCGGAAGTACATTGCTGCCACAGATTGGTGCGCAGCCGCTTGCGTGGTTGCCGCTTGCGATGCTCCTCATTGCCCTCGTTGCGAATGCCGCCGTACCGGTGCCCTCTGCGTCCACCGCCTTCCCGAGCGCCTCGCGCGAGTAGTTTGTCGGGTTTCTCGGAGAAGAGCGCTTCTCAAGGCCCGGTGCGAAGTTGTCAAAGAGGGGAGCGGCGTGGTTGGCGCGCAAAGCGTGGCGGACATTGAAGGGGAGCGGGCGGCCGCAATGAGACCACCTTGCGGGCACTTCCCTCTGTCGCCCGGTGTTTGGACAGTAAACGCTTGGTACTGCGGGGTTTGCGGATCATCCGTTCCGTCCCCTGGGCTCCGCTCCGGCGATTTCACGCCTCCGTGTCACCGTTTTTCCTGCCCCCTCTGCGGCGCAGCGTTGCACGTCCGCTCGGGTCAGCCCGTTGTTTCACCGCTGACCCACCGCAATCCTGACCTCAACCCAGTGGCGCCCTTTCCCAGGACCTGCACCCAAGTCTGCAGGCAGGGACTCCGGGCGCGCTTCCACGCTTCACGCCCCAACCTTGCTGGTGGCTGGGCGCACACCTTTGCTGCTCAGGATCCCGGCGTTCTACTGCCCTACACTTGGGGGGTGCCCCCCTCCGCCTGGCATATCACCGTGCTCGGACAGGCCCAACTGACAGGCCTGGGCGACATCGTGCTGGAGCTCGACCGCAAAACCGCTGGCCTGCTGGCCTACCTGGTTATCGAGGGAAGCGCGCCCCGCTCTCGCCTGGCCGGGTACCTGTGGCCGGAATCCAGGGAGGAGACCGCGCGCAACAATCTCGCGCAGCTGCTGCGCAAACTCCGGCTGTCGGTCGGAGAGGAGCTGGTGCCTGGGAGCAGTAACGGCCTCCTGCGGCTGGCCGACACGTTGAGAGCGGACGCCCAAGACGCCCGCGAGGCGTATCTCCTTGGACAGTACGAAACCTTTTTGGCCCACGATCCACTCCTGCTGGCCGGACGCGACTATGACGACTGCCCCGAGTTCGAAGACTGGCTGGTCACTGAACGTGAACGCTGGATGGACTGGCGCCGTGCTGCCCTACGCGAGCTCTCCACGCAGGCCGAGAGGCGCGGTGACCTCGACGAGGCTCTGCGCTGGGCGGCGCAGGGGCTGACGGCCGACCCGGTTTCGGAAGGGGCCTTCGTGCGGGTGATGACCCTGCAGTACCTGTGCGGTCAGCGCCTTGAGGCGCTGCAGACGTTCGGGCGCTGCCAGACCATGCTGAAGTCAGAATTCGGGGTCCAACCGTTGCGTCAGACCAGCGAACTCGCCCGCACCATTGCGCAGAGCACCGCCGTACTCAGGCAGGCGGACTCCTGTTCCCCGCTTCCGCTGACTGTCCTGAGACCTCCCCGCCTGATCGGGCGGGCGGATCAATGGCGGCAGCTGCAGCAAGCCCACGCAGCCGGACAGGTCCTGTTCCTGACCGGAGCGCCCGGCAGTGGCAAATCCCGCCTCGCTTTGGACTTCGCGTCATCCACTGGGACCACGATGCACCTCCAGGCGCGCCCAGGGGATCAGGACGTTCCGTACGCCACCCTGACCCGGTATGCCCGGCAACTCACGCAGGCAACCTCACGCGACCGGATGCCGGACTGGGCACGCCAGCAGCTCGCCGGCTTGCTGCCTGAGCTGACCACAGGGACCATTGGCCCGCAGGAGAGGCGCAGTGAGGCCAGGCTCTGTCTGTTCCGGGCCTTTCTCGAACTGATGCGCGCTGCGGCACCAGACTTCGGAGCGTTCGTGATGGATGACCTGCAGTTTGCGGACCAGGCCAGTCAGGAGGTCCTGCTGTACGTTCTGGCCAACCGACCGCAGGGGGACTTTCCCGCGCTTCTCGCTGTCGCGCGCGAAGGTGAGCTGGCCGCCTCCGCCCGCGAACGCCTGGACGCACTGATCGAAACGGGTCTCGCGGTCAGCTGCGCCGTCGCGTCCCTGCCTGATGAGGCGGTCCAGGAATTGCTCGGGAGCCTGGAGGTGCCGGAAGTCCAGCACCTCGCGCCCGATCTCGCCCGCTACACCCGTGGGAACCCGCTGTTCATCCTCGAGACCCTCAAGCACGTTATAGAAACCGACGGGTATCTCAATGCTTCCCTGGGTTACTTCACGCTGCCCAGACGGGTGGGCGTCCTGATCGAGCAGCGCCTCAAGCGGCTGCCTCCTACTGCCCTCCAGGTCGCCCAGGCTGCCGCCGTCCTCCAGCGTGACTTTGACCTTGATGTGGTCAGCGAGGTCCTGAACCAACCCATCTTCACCCTGATTCCCGTCTGGGCAGAACTTGAACGCGCGCAGATCTTCGACCGTGACCGCTTTACCCACGACATCGTCTACGAGAGTGTCCGCAGCACCTTGCCGGGAGGCGTGTGGCAGGCCCTACACCGCAGCGCCGCGAGAACCCTTGAACGTCACGGCGCCGCGCCAGAGCGCATCGCCCGGCACTTCCTCGAGGGCGCGCGGCCAGCTGAGGCTGTGCCGTTTCTCCGGCATGCTGCGCAGCATGCCGAGCAACGCTACCTGCTTCGGGAAGCCGCGCAGACCTATGGTCAGCTGGCCGATCTGCTGGATCAGCTTCAGGATCAGCCCGCTGCGTTTGACGCCCTCAACGCTCAGGCCGAGACGCTGATCAACCTGCAGGATGTCGATGGAGTAGGTGCCGTCGTCGTCCGCCTGCAGCAGAGTGCCGTGACCCTCGCCCAGCAGGTTGCTGCCCGTGTGCGCCACTGCTTTCTCCTTTTCCTGCAGGGTGATCACACCGCGCTGCTGCAGGCGTCAGAGGAAGGGCTGGCCTTGGCGCATGAGGCACGCGACCTGAGAGCCGAAGCGTCCTTTCTCGAGGGAATCGCGTATACCGATATCATTCGCGGCGGTGGCGCACGTGCACGCGAGGCGTTCACCCGCATGCTCGAAGTGGGTCAGACATGCGCAGACATGGAGCTCCAGGCCAAATCTCACGAGGGGCTGGGCATGGTGATCCCCAACGACCTTGCCCAGGTGCTGGAGCACTACCGCCAGGCTGCCCGCCTCCACGAGCAGAACGGCAACGTCAGCAGTTTCGCTGCCGCTTCCGGGAAACGCGCCTGGCTGCACTACCAGCTCGGAGACGTCAACGGTGCCCTCCACGTCTTTGAGCACGCCTACAAACGCCTCGTGGACGTCCGCGAGGGGCACGGCAGTGTCAAACTTATCAATGCCTGGGGCCGCAGTTCTTGCCTTCAGGTCCTCGGACGCTACGCGGCCGCCCTTGACGCCTCGGCAGAGGCTTTGGCGACCTCCTCGGGCAGGGATGCGGGCTCCGCAGGATGGCGGCGCGTGCTGGAGCTCCAGCGGGGCCGCGTGCTGTTGGAGATCGGGTGTTCCCAGGAGGCCCTGGCCGCCATTCAACCGGCGATCGACGCTCCTGAATACATCCAGAACATTCGGAGCCGGGGCCTGATCTCTCTCGGTCAGGCCCTCACGGCGGTAGGGCAACGCTCCGAAGCCCAGCAGGCGTTTGCGCAGGCCGAAGCACTGCTGAACGCGGAAAAAGAACCGTATTACTGGGCACAACTGCACCTCGCCCGGGCGCAACTGCTTTCACCCGAGGCGCAGTTGGCGGTGTTCGGTGGCCTGCTTGACCTCGCCCAGCGCAAGGCCCACGCACACCTGTCGCTGGCGGTGCAGATCCGCCGGGCCCAGGCACTGATGGCGCTTGACCTGCCCGTCGCGGAGCACGACCTGAAAGGCGACGCGGCAGCTCACGGGGTGCTGAGCTTTGGCGAAGTGCTCCTCACCCGCTACCAGGTTGCCTGCGCGAACGCCAGCCCTGACGCGGCCACTTCCCTGCGGTCCCTCACGGACTGGGTCATCCACACCGCCCAGGAGCACGTTCCTGCCGGGTACTGCGCAACCTTCTGGGCTTCCAACCCGGCCGCACGTATGGTGCTCGAAGCGCAGCCTGCCCTACAGCACATCACGGTCACCCGGGGCTAAGACCCT is a window from the Deinococcus hopiensis KR-140 genome containing:
- a CDS encoding AAA family ATPase, which translates into the protein MPPSAWHITVLGQAQLTGLGDIVLELDRKTAGLLAYLVIEGSAPRSRLAGYLWPESREETARNNLAQLLRKLRLSVGEELVPGSSNGLLRLADTLRADAQDAREAYLLGQYETFLAHDPLLLAGRDYDDCPEFEDWLVTERERWMDWRRAALRELSTQAERRGDLDEALRWAAQGLTADPVSEGAFVRVMTLQYLCGQRLEALQTFGRCQTMLKSEFGVQPLRQTSELARTIAQSTAVLRQADSCSPLPLTVLRPPRLIGRADQWRQLQQAHAAGQVLFLTGAPGSGKSRLALDFASSTGTTMHLQARPGDQDVPYATLTRYARQLTQATSRDRMPDWARQQLAGLLPELTTGTIGPQERRSEARLCLFRAFLELMRAAAPDFGAFVMDDLQFADQASQEVLLYVLANRPQGDFPALLAVAREGELAASARERLDALIETGLAVSCAVASLPDEAVQELLGSLEVPEVQHLAPDLARYTRGNPLFILETLKHVIETDGYLNASLGYFTLPRRVGVLIEQRLKRLPPTALQVAQAAAVLQRDFDLDVVSEVLNQPIFTLIPVWAELERAQIFDRDRFTHDIVYESVRSTLPGGVWQALHRSAARTLERHGAAPERIARHFLEGARPAEAVPFLRHAAQHAEQRYLLREAAQTYGQLADLLDQLQDQPAAFDALNAQAETLINLQDVDGVGAVVVRLQQSAVTLAQQVAARVRHCFLLFLQGDHTALLQASEEGLALAHEARDLRAEASFLEGIAYTDIIRGGGARAREAFTRMLEVGQTCADMELQAKSHEGLGMVIPNDLAQVLEHYRQAARLHEQNGNVSSFAAASGKRAWLHYQLGDVNGALHVFEHAYKRLVDVREGHGSVKLINAWGRSSCLQVLGRYAAALDASAEALATSSGRDAGSAGWRRVLELQRGRVLLEIGCSQEALAAIQPAIDAPEYIQNIRSRGLISLGQALTAVGQRSEAQQAFAQAEALLNAEKEPYYWAQLHLARAQLLSPEAQLAVFGGLLDLAQRKAHAHLSLAVQIRRAQALMALDLPVAEHDLKGDAAAHGVLSFGEVLLTRYQVACANASPDAATSLRSLTDWVIHTAQEHVPAGYCATFWASNPAARMVLEAQPALQHITVTRG
- a CDS encoding TetR/AcrR family transcriptional regulator; translation: MMLGYIASKMPPGRPFNSAHTAAARTAAIDLLEEQGYAAITMEAVAERTGISKQALYRRWKHKRHLVVDAFAEKADLLPDLPDTGTLQGDLQAFLRATFSMLRGTCGMTNRVLFTEALQDPEFLLEFRERHLIRRRRQVSALLQRAADRGECDLPADDTLVDLVLGPVWYRLLLQNAPLDEATADKFAKYFCHLVCSVEPT
- a CDS encoding IS630 family transposase, coding for MSRPTRSLRKRSKKNPPAVVQAATARTEATGRAVEVWCMDEHRVGLKPLVGKQWSERGKAPTVRVQHRYEWLYISAFVCPQTGESQYWLLPTVNTAAFQAVLDRFALDTQAGKTREIILVLDGAGWHATPQLKCPPGIELVFLPPYSPELQPAERLWSLTDAPLKNRHFETLEDLTVLLAEQCRRLEQQRERIRSLTFFHWWPCITN
- a CDS encoding short-chain dehydrogenase, with translation MEVLRLDVTSAADIAAAQQCGDVSLLIYNAGISDAQGQLPLRDERAWTAATEPDLRASAGWPRAGRRGPERAVRTELGPCSRGGPQHVQGRGVAADQWPAPQTTRSRTQVTGLRLGYTDARMSRGVVGDRAAPQSVGRQALLGPAAGRPEVLADAVSRQVRAGLSATLAAWCVTCLGRAVS
- a CDS encoding MFS transporter, encoding MQRSVVEMRAALLVLALAYFVVGTSALAVVGLSLPISQTFHIPPDRTGLLVTAFALTFAASALLAQSFFGHWPRKLLLHTGLGLLTVGLIAGALAPTFTALLLSRLMVAIGAAMIGPVVSATASQLVAPHHQAQALATVFAGFSVSSVLGVPLASVLGPTLGWRGTLLALAVMAAVSAMLIHRLVPHVLGGSRVTLTLYRRALTTSGVRPALLTTLLQIGAPMVVYGVAASYLAQRFGSTPPWISVTLLGFGLAGITGNTLAGLLTTRYGFTPTLITSLSGGTLAVLALLLLPETPLNGVVAFAALSLFAQMFQTPQQARLIHLNPTERGLMLALNASVVYLGISVGSGFGSTLLPQIGAQPLAWLPLAMLLIALVANAAVPVPSASTAFPSASRE
- a CDS encoding TetR/AcrR family transcriptional regulator; amino-acid sequence: MPRVSKAQAAQNRQRTVQAAAELFRERGVDHVSVQDIMAAVGLTHGGFYRQFDSKEALVPEAARHAYDTMAARLADLDASAEDHAAAQREFIRTYLSPTHRDHPGKGCPTAGLIHDITRSDNADTRDLLTDGVAKLGQWLNQPGRDGVVTVCTLLGALLVSRAAAGTPLSGQVLERVSAELASPR